The Oryzias latipes chromosome 4, ASM223467v1 genome includes a window with the following:
- the pycr3 gene encoding pyrroline-5-carboxylate reductase 3 has translation MDSQLKIGFVGAGNMAFGITKGMLSGNVLPSNIKVSAPSSRNLGRFQELGVAVTHSNTEVVCDSDLVFITVKPHLVPPVLSQISPHITDRHVVVSVAAGVTIATLEELLPENSIVIRLMPNLPCVVQEGALLFARGSHAKPDDVALLRSLLHCCGLVEEGPEAWIDIHTGLSGSGVAFVYLFAEALAEGAVKMGMPSALAHSIASQTVLGAGRLLRDSGRHPAQLRSEVCTPGGTTIYGLHTLEQGGVRASTMSAVEAATERARELGRLSAARSTK, from the exons ATGGATTCGCAGCTGAAGATCGGCTTCGTTGGAGCCGGGAACATGGCTTTTGGAATCACAAAGGGCATGCTGTCGG GAAATGTTCTTCCTTCAAATATCAAAGTGAGCGCACCGTCTTCCAGGAATCTGGGACGCTTCCAG GAGCTTGGTGTTGCTGTAACTCACTCAAACACAGAGGTGGTGTGCGATTCTGATCTGGTCTTCATCACCGTTAAACCTCACCTGGTTCCTCCAGTTCTCAGTCAGATCTCACCACACATCACGGACAGACACGTCGTTGTGTCTGTGGCGGCAGGAGTCACCATAGCAACGCTGGAGGAG CTTCTCCCCGAGAACTCCATTGTGATCCGCCTGATGCCAAATCTCCCGTGCGTGGTCCAGGAGGGGGCCCTGCTGTTTGCACGGGGATCCCATGCGAAGCCAGACGATGTCGCTCTGCTGCGCTCATTGTTGCACTGCTGTGGTTTAGTGGAGGAGGGACCTGAGGCCTGGATAGACATCCACACGGGTCTGAGTGGGAGTGGCGTTGCTTTT GTGTATCTTTTTGCTGAAGCGTTGGCAGAAGGAGCCGTTAAAATGGGAATGCCAAGCGCTCTGGCTCACAGCATCGCATCCCAAACAGTCCTG GGTGCTGGAAGGCTATTACGGGATTCAGGGAGACACCCAGCTCAGCTGCGCTCAGAGGTCTGCACGCCTGGTGGAACGACCATCTATGGACTTCACACGCTGGAGCAGGGTGGTGTGAGGGCGTCCACCATGAGCGCCGTGGAGGCGGCAACCGAGAGAGCCAGGGAGCTCGGCCGACTGTCTGCAGCACGGAGCACCAAGTGA
- the LOC101159812 gene encoding protein brambleberry yields MCLTTLRLHLLLTACILASPAVSGLFEWLRSAPLPAAAPPSPPAHLEKDAPFEMMTADEKFLAEAKQMEHSPLTSCHYNVVAQLKSSCENLSEENLAKLGVALFNCQAEAEGRLTFPCTDEMGIKECTAGMDSDTWNAYLIVSNRARSVCYATRQQLFRRRAEQTVNALISTATSQLDAMKDLKEGQQELKELTSASLEKLLEGHSTLQAQQGKLHEGQGQMESSLRENLERLGQEKALIASGQQLVAQLIQSITQKMENVSENLQIHGSEVQDSHKAIVDDLTEVRHQAQDIYQKIDHSMGEFLLYQDQTSQYYTDLMNKLEHMNSTLGFMLHYLDTMQTRVEERLHMIQGYLGWAGLSLAAMWTCVVHIGYFVLCAVLLTFLRCPAFSRVLLLLTVPLNAAAEVNQQPALDLGSLSLLLLTLSLGHWCLKWLCTSFQVREKPASPFSLAPNNNVEPPKENTMTCSEYPPSSTPQRHEKDFMEDDLLHQGSFLSGDLEVSVSPFPNKPVCESRFGPVLDSLNHSTPRPRTTPLFSGALITDITPKNLGRGFDALNDSLGFRNDWRGSSPTPSLSNSSLTGRQLCNGITKTGKACKKRAVPGQEYCRVHEGGHTSYAQS; encoded by the exons ATGTGTCTCACGACGCTCCGCCTGCACCTCCTGCTGACCGCCTGCATACTGGCCTCTCCTGCAGTCAGCGGCCTGTTTGAGTGGCTACGGTCGGCGCCTCTTCCTGCAGCAGCACCACCGTCTCCTCCAGCCCACCTTGAAAAGGATGCTCCGTTTGAGATGATGACTGCAGACGAGAAGTTTCTGGCGGAGGCAAAGCAGATGGAGCACAGTCCGTTGACCAGCTGTCATTACAAT GTTGTTGCTCAGCTGAAGTCGAGCTGTGAAAATCTCTCTGAAGAAAATCTTGCAAAGCTCGGAGTGGCTCTGTTTAACTGCCAAGCAGAGGCTGAGGGGCGACTGACGTTCCCATGCACAGACGAAATG ggcATCAAAGAGTGCACGGCAGGCATGGATTCAGACACATGGAATGCATATCTCATTGTAAGCAACCGCGCGCGCTCTGTTTGTTATGCAACCCGGCAGCAGCTTTTCCGGCGCAGAGCGGAGCAAACTGTCAATGCCCTCATCTCCACGGCAACCAGCCAGCTGGATGCAATGAAAGACCTGAAG GAGGGACAGCAGGAGCTGAAAGAACTGACTTCTGCTTCTCTGGAGAAGCTCCTGGAGGGTCACAGCACCCTGCAGGCTCAACAAGGGAAACTACACGAGGGCCAGGGTCAGATGGAGAGCTCGCTGCGGGAGAACCTGGAGCGTCTGGGTCAGGAGAAGGCCCTGATCGCCTCGGGACAGCAACTGGTGGCTCAGCTCATTCAGAGCATCACCCAAAAAATGG AGAATGTTAGCGAAAACCTGCAGATTCACGGGTCGGAGGTGCAGGACAGCCACAAGGCGATTGTTGACGACCTTACTGAAGTCAGACATCAAGCTCAGGACATCTACCAAAAGATTG ACCACAGCATGGGGGAGTTTCTGCTCTACCAGGACCAGACTTCACAGTACTACACTGACCTGATGAACAAACTGGAGCACATGAACAGCACTCTGGGATTCATGTTGCACTACCTTGATACCATGCAGACCCGTGTGGAGGAGAGGCTTCACATGATCCAGGGCTACCTGGGCTGGGCAG GTTTAAGTCTGGCAGCCATGTGGACATGTGTGGTACACATAGGCTACTTTGTTTTGTGTGCGGTCCTGCTGACTTTCCTACGGTGTCCAGCATTCTCTCGAGTCCTCCTGCTGCTCACCGTCCCCCTGAACGCGGCGGCGGAAGTCAACCAGCAGCCGGCGCTGGACCTCGGCAGCCTCAGCCTGCTTCTTCTCACTCTGTCTTTGG GTCACTGGTGTTTGAAGTGGCTGTGCACGAGCTTCCAGGTGAGAGAAAAGCCGGCTTCTCCATTTTCACTGgctccaaacaacaatgtagaGCCACCAAAGGAGAATACGATGACATGCAGCGAGTATCCACCTTCTTCTACACCACAGAG ACATGAAAAGGACTTCATGGAAGATGACCTGCTGCATCAGGGCAGTTTTTTATCAG GTGATCTCGAAGTGTCAGTGTCTCCCTTTCCAAATAAACCAGTATGTGAGTCAAGGTTTGGACCAGTACTCGACTCGTTGAATCACTCCACCCCGAGACCCAGAACAACACCGCTTTTCTCAGGG GCCCTGATTACTGACATCACTCCGAAGAACCTGGGGCGGGGCTTTGACGCACTGAACGACTCGCTTGGTTTCAGGAACGACTGGAGAGGTTCTAGTCCAACCCCGTCACTCAGCAACAG CTCTCTGACAGGCCGCCAGCTGTGCAACGGaatcacaaaaacaggaaaagcttGCAAAAAGAGAGCTGTCCCTGGGCAGGAGTACTGTCGAGTCCACGAAGGGGGTCACACTTCCTACGCTCAATCCTAA
- the tsta3 gene encoding GDP-L-fucose synthase, whose amino-acid sequence MSSQGQSSAPMRVLVTGGSGLVGQAIRRVVKEEGGAKEGEEWIFLSSKDANLINKEETLAVFKKHRPTHVIHLAAMVGGLFKNMKCNLDFLRNNIYINDNVLQAAHEVGVVKVVSCLSTCIFPDKTTYPIDETMIHNGPPHDSNFGYAYAKRMIDVHNRAYFQQHGGCYTAVIPTNVFGPHDNFSIEDGHVLPGLIHKTYIAQKEGKPLTVWGSGNPRRQFIYSLDLARLFLWVLREYPEVDPIILSVGEEDEVSIKEAAEAVVESLGFKGQVVYDTSKADGQFKKTASNAKLHRYLPDFKFTPFKEALKETCDWFVANYETARK is encoded by the exons ATGAGCAGTCAGGGTCAGAGCAGTGCCCCCATGAGGGTGTTGGTGACGGGAGGATCTGGTTTGGTGGGTCAGGCAATACGTCGCGTGGTCAAAGAGGAGGGAGGAGCCAAGGAGGGAGAAGAGTGGATATTTCTGTCCTCTAAAGATGCCAACCTCAT AAACAAAGAGGAGACGCTGGCAGTGTTTAAGAAGCATCGGCCCACGCACGTCATCCACCTAGCTGCGATGGTGGGAGGGCTTTTTAAGAACATGAAGTGCAACCTGGACTTCTTG AGAAACAACATCTACATCAACGATAATGTGCTGCAGGCGGCACATGAAGTGGGCGTAGTCAAGGTGGTGTCCTGTCTGTCTACTTGTATCTTTCCCGACAAAACTACATATCCTATTGATGAGACCATG ATCCACAACGGTCCACCACATGACTCCAACTTTGGCTATGCCTATGCAAAGAGAATGATCGATGTCCACAACAG GGCTTATTTCCAGCAGCACGGAGGCTGCTACACAGCCGTCATACCCACAAATGTGTTTGGTCCTCACGACAACTTCAGCATCGAGGACGGCCATGTCCTTCCGGGACTCATACACAAAACATACATAGCTCAAA aGGAGGGAAAGCCTCTGACGGTCTGGGGTTCCGGTAACCCAAGGAGACAATTCATCTACTCTTTGGACCTGGCTCGACTCTTCCTCTGGGTCTTGAGGGAGTACCCAGAAGTTGATCCAATCATTCTCTCTG TtggtgaggaagatgaagtTTCCATcaaagaagcagcagaagctgTGGTTGAATCTCTGGGCTTTAAAGGACAAGTAGTG TATGACACCAGTAAAGCTGACGGCCAGTTCAAGAAAACGGCGAGCAATGCTAAACTGCACCGCTACCTGCCAGACTTTAAATTCACCCCATTCAAAGAAG CTCTAAAGGAAACATGCGACTGGTTTGTCGCAAACTATGAAACTGCCCGGAAGTAA